A window of Costertonia aggregata contains these coding sequences:
- a CDS encoding type IV secretory system conjugative DNA transfer family protein gives MQDKNKGYMGMYLSAFYFAIILFREYYALYVYHYGQQSLLNKTYTFLVRSGLPTKGMMARMLLLGLLMGGIMIYRPIKKENINLTKSILGFILSLSILFISGLPNGASLNGMYVTLMLLLCAYLGLMTYGMRLFQFLDFMNLADKDPFNDANETFEQTEERVDTPHSVNIPYTYTHKGKQRKGWINFVNLFRSLLVIGTPGSGKSFSVIEEIMAQLIDKKFAMVVYDFKFDTLTRKAYGYLQEAKKKHGDTSEMPFPKLYRICFDDLRMTHRNNPMDPYGLTNQSDAIDTAATLMKNLNPEWIKRQDYFSRSAISYTGGCIWYLKKKSEETGNYLCTPGHLAILTTVKIDILMEIMTKDVEVRQILVPFRDALEKEAMEQLSGQTSTVQISLSSMATKEIFYVMSGNDFSLDVNDPSYPKIVSLQNNPERKEVYSAPLGLYMNTILKRVNKPGKRQMALLIDEVPTLFIMLLRTIIDTGRENKIATILGLQSVGQLILDYGRELADVIYANCANVICGAAKGETARRLSELFGKIHQERISKNTSSSDTSTNWSTQMMELLPKSKIASMSTGHFAGLLADTFEHQIPEKKCYGQLLPDIEGKERAMKHELPVVNDFRPADYTERFDAQMKLIRELELQEKSGLLFAKEIGYIEFYGSHLDQVAKASFINGTKIRIFKSVVKELRLFDYKGAVVKLCNDGGGFSKWQQLFGHIVEEFLVRTEMDRVAQAAFDKIISEVDELVKDEYKHSTGKELKSAIFDEKKINGEIAKSLNNSEKEVTTFMDNFEKELKDPEMNLLADLQEESQNIFEEKFSSHPIENFE, from the coding sequence ATGCAAGATAAGAACAAGGGGTATATGGGCATGTATTTGTCCGCTTTCTACTTCGCCATTATCCTGTTTCGGGAATATTACGCGCTGTATGTCTATCATTACGGCCAACAATCTTTGTTAAATAAAACCTATACGTTTCTCGTGCGATCCGGATTGCCTACTAAGGGTATGATGGCACGTATGCTTCTGTTAGGTCTTCTAATGGGCGGAATTATGATATACCGACCTATCAAAAAGGAAAATATCAATCTCACAAAAAGTATTTTAGGATTCATACTTTCGCTAAGTATTCTTTTTATTTCGGGTCTTCCCAACGGAGCTTCCTTGAACGGTATGTATGTCACTTTGATGCTTCTACTCTGTGCTTATCTGGGCCTGATGACCTATGGCATGCGTTTGTTCCAGTTTCTCGATTTTATGAACCTGGCCGACAAGGACCCGTTCAACGATGCGAACGAAACTTTTGAACAGACCGAAGAACGAGTCGATACGCCCCATTCCGTAAACATCCCATATACCTATACCCATAAGGGGAAACAACGAAAAGGGTGGATCAATTTTGTCAATCTATTTCGGTCTTTACTCGTTATCGGAACCCCGGGCAGCGGTAAGTCGTTTTCTGTCATCGAGGAAATCATGGCGCAATTGATCGATAAAAAATTTGCCATGGTCGTTTACGATTTCAAGTTCGATACCTTGACCCGAAAAGCGTATGGTTACCTGCAAGAAGCCAAAAAAAAGCATGGGGATACATCGGAGATGCCCTTTCCCAAACTATACCGTATCTGTTTCGACGATTTGAGGATGACCCATCGTAACAATCCCATGGATCCGTACGGGTTGACGAATCAATCGGATGCCATCGATACGGCGGCGACGCTCATGAAAAACCTGAACCCGGAGTGGATCAAGCGTCAGGACTATTTTTCACGAAGTGCCATCAGTTATACGGGAGGTTGCATCTGGTATCTCAAGAAAAAATCCGAGGAGACCGGCAACTATTTATGTACCCCTGGGCATCTGGCTATATTGACAACGGTAAAGATCGATATCCTGATGGAAATAATGACCAAGGATGTCGAGGTGCGCCAGATTCTGGTTCCGTTTCGGGATGCCCTTGAAAAAGAAGCTATGGAGCAATTATCGGGTCAGACCAGTACGGTTCAGATTAGCCTTTCCAGTATGGCGACCAAGGAAATTTTCTACGTGATGTCGGGGAATGACTTTAGTCTAGATGTCAACGACCCCAGCTATCCTAAAATCGTATCGCTTCAGAACAATCCCGAGCGAAAGGAAGTATATTCTGCACCTCTGGGCCTATATATGAACACCATTCTCAAACGGGTCAATAAACCGGGAAAACGGCAAATGGCCCTATTGATCGACGAGGTACCGACGCTCTTCATTATGTTGTTACGAACTATCATCGATACGGGTCGTGAAAACAAAATCGCCACCATCTTAGGTTTACAGAGCGTAGGGCAGCTCATCTTGGACTATGGCAGGGAACTGGCAGATGTCATATACGCGAATTGCGCCAACGTCATCTGTGGTGCGGCCAAAGGGGAGACAGCGAGGCGATTGAGCGAACTTTTCGGCAAAATACATCAAGAACGGATATCGAAAAATACGAGCAGTTCCGATACAAGTACCAATTGGAGCACCCAGATGATGGAACTCTTGCCCAAAAGCAAGATTGCCTCGATGTCGACGGGTCATTTCGCAGGCTTGTTGGCAGATACTTTCGAGCATCAGATACCGGAAAAAAAATGTTATGGTCAGCTGCTCCCGGATATTGAAGGTAAAGAACGGGCCATGAAACATGAGCTACCTGTCGTTAATGATTTCAGACCTGCGGATTACACCGAACGTTTCGATGCACAAATGAAACTTATCCGAGAGCTGGAACTTCAAGAAAAATCCGGTCTGCTGTTCGCGAAGGAAATCGGTTATATCGAGTTCTACGGTTCACATCTTGACCAGGTTGCCAAAGCTAGCTTTATAAATGGCACAAAAATCAGGATCTTTAAAAGTGTGGTCAAAGAACTTCGTCTCTTCGATTACAAAGGTGCCGTTGTGAAACTATGTAATGACGGTGGAGGATTTTCGAAATGGCAACAACTCTTCGGACATATTGTAGAAGAGTTTTTGGTACGGACGGAAATGGACCGTGTGGCCCAGGCCGCGTTCGATAAAATCATCAGCGAGGTCGATGAATTGGTCAAGGACGAGTATAAACACAGTACCGGAAAAGAACTAAAGAGCGCCATATTTGACGAAAAGAAAATAAATGGTGAAATTGCAAAGTCGCTAAATAACTCGGAGAAAGAAGTTACAACGTTTATGGATAACTTTGAAAAAGAGCTGAAAGACCCCGAGATGAACCTTTTGGCCGACCTACAAGAGGAATCGCAAAACATTTTTGAGGAGAAATTCTCCTCTCATCCTATAGAAAATTTTGAATAA
- a CDS encoding toprim domain-containing protein, which yields MINYSQNPLHYKRLIAQINEDIDFSGYLNAQGYQLLKKSTGSREFKKNDERIVLQIKRQPVTYFNRNDSSDKGRFFKFLHMRSANFYEAIKSGLGAIGQSYPAANIHTPQKSIKNFISLEERYNIQPLTKPFYLTEGRNLSPATLRSEAFKGRIFNAFHINDEQGRIANIALPKYGMDGSIKNYTLYNRPYRDSKDGKTKKFRLFLNERYEYLFVSNPEVKAEKVVCVESGFDAMAYHELHGFPKAFYISMSGHIDNRKLEQFFQWNTFVGGTANLPIHLAFDHDIEGMRYDLMVLSAWINRWSDRVFMELDWKRPVMMVQLDYRSKSLTEMERDVDFINKQIASGPEGMAKVLEKAICFKDKVVWELDLDKIQRFPHLSRDYWKRVISILSVSFTRDGIKMDKSHTRNDWNDELISVKKKSDCHLAHL from the coding sequence ATGATAAACTATTCCCAGAATCCTTTACACTATAAACGGTTGATTGCACAAATCAATGAAGATATCGACTTTTCTGGCTATCTGAATGCCCAAGGGTATCAGCTCTTAAAGAAAAGTACGGGTTCTCGGGAATTCAAAAAGAATGATGAGCGTATCGTGTTGCAAATCAAAAGGCAACCCGTTACCTATTTCAATCGCAACGACAGTTCGGACAAGGGACGTTTTTTCAAATTCTTGCATATGCGTTCCGCAAATTTCTATGAAGCCATAAAATCGGGATTAGGGGCAATCGGGCAAAGCTATCCGGCGGCCAATATTCACACACCTCAAAAAAGCATCAAGAACTTCATAAGCTTAGAGGAACGTTATAACATCCAACCCTTGACCAAACCCTTCTATCTGACCGAGGGTCGCAATCTTAGTCCGGCAACGCTCCGATCTGAAGCCTTTAAAGGTAGAATTTTTAATGCCTTTCATATCAATGACGAGCAAGGTCGCATTGCCAATATTGCCCTTCCGAAATATGGAATGGACGGCAGTATCAAAAATTACACCTTGTACAATCGACCGTATCGGGACAGCAAAGATGGTAAAACCAAAAAGTTCCGGTTGTTCCTCAACGAACGTTACGAATACCTTTTTGTTTCAAATCCAGAAGTTAAGGCGGAGAAAGTGGTCTGCGTAGAAAGCGGGTTTGACGCCATGGCCTATCATGAGCTACATGGTTTTCCCAAGGCCTTTTACATTTCGATGTCAGGCCATATCGATAATCGCAAGTTGGAGCAGTTCTTTCAATGGAACACTTTTGTTGGTGGGACCGCTAATCTACCGATTCATTTGGCCTTTGACCATGATATCGAAGGAATGCGCTATGATCTTATGGTACTGAGCGCTTGGATCAATCGATGGTCGGATCGTGTTTTTATGGAGCTTGATTGGAAGCGACCCGTAATGATGGTTCAACTGGACTATAGGTCCAAATCCCTGACCGAAATGGAGCGAGATGTGGACTTTATCAATAAACAGATCGCCAGTGGTCCGGAAGGGATGGCAAAAGTCCTTGAAAAGGCGATTTGTTTTAAGGACAAGGTGGTTTGGGAACTCGATCTTGACAAAATACAACGATTTCCACACCTATCACGAGACTATTGGAAGAGGGTAATCAGCATCCTTTCTGTCTCTTTTACAAGAGATGGTATTAAAATGGACAAATCCCACACCCGCAACGATTGGAACGATGAACTGATTTCGGTAAAAAAAAAGTCCGATTGTCACTTAGCCCATCTGTAA
- a CDS encoding M23 family metallopeptidase — protein MGLWKSIKKRTLEKIRGYATKVGDVTNSDDVEYFTPQNTAYWIFVGLFFLCFVANRLFYGDVQEPKYFGAVMQDSEVSENKTRENVMVYRKLSQLFLEMERFQQVERIKPFLLLHPGVLDSVPSAVPLFREHYVLSSPYGKRYHPVHQISKKHFGVDLAAAKNTPIYATAAGKVIRIENSPKGHGLHIVISHAHGFQTLYGHMESVVVVEGEAIGAHDFIGTVGSTGISTGPHLHYEVIKNGRRIDPTVSFNLKYEVYLNLKNPNYR, from the coding sequence ATGGGCTTGTGGAAAAGTATTAAGAAAAGAACTCTCGAAAAGATAAGGGGGTATGCGACAAAAGTGGGCGATGTGACCAACTCGGATGATGTCGAATATTTCACCCCTCAGAATACTGCCTACTGGATTTTCGTCGGGTTGTTCTTTCTCTGTTTTGTTGCCAATCGTCTTTTCTACGGGGATGTTCAAGAACCTAAGTACTTTGGGGCAGTAATGCAAGATTCCGAAGTTTCTGAAAACAAGACACGGGAAAATGTGATGGTCTATCGGAAACTTAGTCAACTGTTCCTCGAAATGGAGCGTTTTCAACAAGTAGAACGAATAAAACCTTTTCTTCTGTTGCATCCCGGAGTTCTGGATAGTGTTCCTTCGGCTGTTCCGTTATTTCGCGAACATTACGTGCTTTCAAGTCCTTATGGCAAACGCTACCATCCCGTACACCAAATTTCCAAAAAACATTTTGGTGTCGATTTGGCGGCCGCAAAGAACACCCCGATATACGCTACCGCCGCTGGAAAGGTCATACGTATCGAAAACAGCCCAAAAGGTCATGGCCTCCACATCGTGATTTCCCATGCCCATGGTTTTCAAACACTTTATGGCCATATGGAATCGGTCGTGGTTGTGGAGGGAGAGGCCATCGGTGCCCATGATTTTATAGGAACTGTGGGCAGTACCGGAATATCGACCGGGCCCCATCTGCATTACGAGGTCATTAAAAATGGCCGGCGAATCGACCCGACCGTATCTTTCAATCTGAAATATGAGGTGTATCTGAACCTGAAGAACCCGAATTACCGATAA
- a CDS encoding DEAD/DEAH box helicase: MNNDILARILEAIKTANPDNFYINNGGLATLGQLLFYPPKGKENVGHELLETIQQAFPETSKEILDSLKRYHLTSYYTPKAIIEYKINLLKKNGFEPKTILEPSAGNGAYVQQLKKAFPNAEITALEPDILSFEIMKANNVRSDKVTVLNIPFEDYYLNYDKQGQFDLVMTNIPFGDIPITKAYQHDYLTEGPLKNVGNYFNVYAPKMARQGGVTALITSSAFAERSAYTDFRQRILFENDLLLANRFNTDLFSNEGTKVVSDLLVYRKTSNKSVLSESEMQLVETESIELDGQRFGTNRFFKTNTEQVNGVPKLGFFHNRPSMVIEPDGKSLNEFLERQANSFDFEQIAAPRTTEKIHKTVPEASAPVKEKAVAAPPSQLEVGSVPIALHDADAKQFTRLFFGSYNFDEKGAVLFYTDPHSTRKVPNKITELVQDYARMRNDLVLLLLNIEKGRLSEKDITKRFQDIDYQLDTFHFKWGSLKQHLIFLKEDHYFEQVRQQFEKKIAGQGYGKNPEFTLQRFLRPQPVERVEEQIPGTKEQLHTTADEKRFENPEAMARYQFDQNGNIDIGEIAQAFKTNEKNLLLSGLENRSFFLEPDSESETRYRTVPYFLFSSGYIQDKIDYVRNNPPPYGIESEKIEQALADMLPVKLDLNDIEFNFESHFIPTTAKESFLEELINEKVRINVGQFNSTLTLLFPRDYNLEAHERFSVVLNHEVKASYKRILQHFAENRYPVIFTSYKDRSGKTIRKLDKDATLMAQNLYEELQLHFKSFIEGRQELKATIEDNYYQAFLADVNISVPKGWLTFPETLVYPPYQHQIDSTLFSLTKGSALNDHQVGKGKTLSMAMLGYKLKQHGKSERTMLLTLKSVAPQIEAEIRANFPELNILRLSSKNMAKSKRPKTLRTLKNNKTIDLIIAEHGHLKRIPKERRFVLETLEEKIEMIEQDLETAKQYGNGKESKKLIKGMIKRKEHLEDKLQANLKKLKERSTETETTLSDLRIEALMIDEAHYFKNIGFTTRHQNVSGLNNHSDSQRNLDLEISIKSIHARMGMDNNIFFYSGTPLKNSVTELYAYQRYLTPSALKRKNIFNFDAWASIFLKQSVSIEPNIFGDPRMHARFRYYTNLPELSKMYNSFTHICRDNHFKTHDLETDREFVILESTPAYEELKQASLDFTKNRNQKALFKLPIYDDEQMKSAHITALNINRSLLIDPLAKDNMAVKFTELDQFKLQRLCRDVAELYKRTSKHKGVCLVFSDLNVWKPGQNNSYDAVRGILQEDYGIPVDEIALAQEEKAKNRTDQMQEKIRSGSIRVALGSTQVLGTGTNIQKRVVGIFHMDIPYSPDAFDQRAGRGLRKGNEVAQIYGNTVVERFYGVKDSTDIFSYSLNTHKEKFREQIREADTNKRVYDDLVPDDKSLSYEQMQAALIGDMDQFQLVKLSDDLKFLQSQKRLHELNKANSFKAIERIEKENKHIISQLVELESAQKVIKTFNLPMDENAFEDSSRLKEGLNNLISDSVLVSKELMTKEPNEFIKNLGLKIVEHSKLNLNVQKHQRVAHFPSLNANLVFQADYVPSNEHYLYSFRLEFKNIHVSGRKQQRFDPEKLALQLVKLCQKVAREIKSKKFDLNYNLRTLETHRKKTAVGFPDEKIAKMQVLKHEIKTLKRKRAG, from the coding sequence ATGAATAATGATATATTGGCCCGCATTCTTGAGGCGATAAAAACGGCCAATCCTGATAACTTTTATATCAATAATGGTGGTTTGGCAACATTGGGGCAGCTATTGTTCTATCCTCCAAAAGGAAAGGAAAACGTAGGCCATGAGCTGTTAGAAACTATCCAACAAGCATTTCCGGAAACTTCAAAGGAAATTCTCGATTCCCTTAAACGGTACCATCTTACCAGCTATTACACCCCAAAAGCTATCATCGAGTATAAGATCAATCTGCTGAAAAAAAATGGTTTTGAACCAAAGACCATATTGGAACCTTCAGCAGGAAACGGGGCTTACGTTCAGCAACTAAAAAAAGCTTTCCCCAATGCTGAGATTACCGCTTTGGAACCGGATATTCTATCCTTCGAAATAATGAAGGCCAACAATGTAAGAAGTGATAAGGTAACCGTTCTCAACATCCCGTTCGAGGATTACTATTTAAATTATGATAAGCAAGGACAATTCGATTTGGTCATGACCAATATTCCATTTGGGGATATTCCGATTACCAAGGCCTATCAACACGATTATCTAACGGAAGGTCCGCTTAAGAACGTTGGCAACTATTTTAACGTCTACGCGCCCAAAATGGCACGACAAGGCGGTGTTACGGCTTTGATCACCTCTTCCGCCTTTGCCGAACGAAGTGCCTATACTGATTTCAGACAAAGGATTTTATTCGAAAACGACTTGCTTCTGGCCAATCGTTTCAATACTGATTTATTCTCCAATGAAGGGACAAAGGTTGTATCCGATTTATTGGTCTATCGAAAGACATCGAACAAAAGCGTTCTTTCCGAAAGTGAAATGCAACTTGTGGAAACGGAAAGTATTGAACTGGACGGACAGCGGTTTGGGACGAACCGGTTCTTTAAAACGAATACCGAACAGGTTAACGGTGTACCGAAATTGGGCTTTTTCCATAACCGGCCGAGCATGGTCATTGAACCTGACGGCAAGTCCCTAAACGAGTTTTTGGAACGGCAGGCCAATAGCTTTGATTTTGAACAAATTGCTGCACCTCGTACTACCGAAAAGATTCATAAAACCGTTCCCGAAGCATCAGCACCCGTAAAGGAGAAGGCCGTAGCAGCACCGCCTTCTCAATTGGAAGTTGGTTCCGTACCTATAGCATTGCACGACGCAGATGCCAAACAATTTACCCGATTATTTTTTGGCAGCTATAATTTTGACGAAAAGGGAGCTGTGCTTTTTTATACAGACCCTCATAGTACTAGAAAGGTGCCGAATAAAATCACGGAGCTGGTACAGGATTACGCCCGTATGCGGAACGACCTCGTTCTTTTACTCTTAAATATAGAAAAAGGTAGACTTTCGGAAAAGGACATCACCAAGCGTTTCCAAGATATCGATTATCAATTGGACACTTTCCATTTCAAATGGGGTTCGCTGAAACAACATCTTATTTTTCTGAAAGAAGACCATTACTTTGAACAGGTCCGTCAACAGTTCGAGAAAAAGATAGCAGGCCAGGGCTATGGTAAAAACCCTGAATTTACCCTGCAACGATTTTTACGACCGCAGCCCGTAGAACGGGTAGAGGAACAAATACCGGGAACCAAGGAACAACTACATACAACGGCAGATGAAAAACGATTTGAGAATCCCGAAGCAATGGCGAGGTACCAGTTTGACCAAAATGGAAACATCGATATCGGCGAAATAGCGCAAGCGTTCAAGACCAATGAAAAAAACCTTTTGCTGAGCGGACTCGAAAACCGTTCCTTTTTTCTGGAACCCGATTCGGAATCCGAAACTAGATACAGAACTGTTCCCTATTTTCTATTTTCCAGTGGTTACATCCAGGACAAAATCGATTATGTCCGGAACAATCCCCCACCATATGGAATCGAATCGGAAAAAATAGAACAGGCCCTTGCAGATATGTTACCCGTAAAACTAGACTTAAATGATATCGAGTTCAATTTCGAAAGTCATTTTATCCCGACTACCGCTAAGGAATCCTTTTTAGAGGAACTCATCAATGAAAAAGTGCGGATCAATGTAGGTCAGTTCAATTCGACCTTGACACTACTGTTCCCAAGGGATTATAATTTGGAGGCACATGAACGTTTCAGTGTAGTTCTGAACCATGAAGTCAAGGCAAGCTATAAACGGATATTGCAACACTTCGCGGAAAACAGGTATCCGGTCATTTTCACTTCTTACAAGGACAGGTCCGGTAAGACGATTCGGAAATTGGATAAGGACGCTACCTTGATGGCACAAAATCTGTACGAAGAATTACAGCTGCATTTCAAATCCTTTATCGAGGGGCGTCAAGAACTGAAAGCCACCATCGAAGATAATTATTACCAGGCGTTTCTAGCTGACGTCAATATTTCCGTACCCAAGGGTTGGCTCACATTTCCGGAAACCTTGGTGTATCCGCCCTATCAGCATCAAATCGATTCCACCTTGTTCAGTCTTACCAAAGGGAGTGCACTGAACGACCATCAGGTGGGCAAAGGCAAGACCCTTTCCATGGCCATGCTGGGCTATAAATTGAAACAACACGGGAAAAGTGAACGCACAATGTTACTCACCTTGAAAAGCGTAGCACCACAAATCGAAGCGGAAATCAGGGCAAACTTCCCTGAATTGAACATTCTTCGATTGAGTTCCAAGAATATGGCCAAAAGCAAACGCCCCAAAACCTTACGCACCTTAAAAAACAATAAGACCATTGACCTGATTATCGCCGAACATGGGCATTTAAAACGAATACCAAAAGAGCGAAGATTTGTACTGGAGACCTTGGAAGAAAAAATCGAGATGATAGAACAAGATTTGGAAACGGCAAAGCAATATGGAAACGGTAAGGAATCCAAGAAATTGATCAAGGGTATGATCAAGCGAAAGGAACACTTGGAAGACAAGCTACAGGCCAACCTGAAAAAGTTGAAAGAGCGTTCGACGGAAACCGAAACCACCTTGAGTGATTTGCGCATCGAAGCCCTGATGATCGACGAAGCACATTACTTTAAGAATATCGGTTTTACGACACGGCACCAGAACGTATCGGGTCTTAACAATCATTCCGACAGTCAAAGAAACCTCGACCTTGAAATCAGTATTAAATCCATTCATGCGCGGATGGGAATGGATAATAACATCTTTTTTTACAGCGGTACACCTCTAAAGAACTCGGTTACCGAACTATATGCCTATCAACGCTACTTGACACCATCGGCATTGAAACGTAAGAACATCTTTAATTTCGATGCATGGGCCTCTATTTTTTTAAAGCAAAGCGTAAGTATTGAACCCAATATTTTTGGCGACCCACGGATGCACGCACGTTTTCGGTATTATACCAACCTCCCCGAGTTGAGCAAGATGTACAATTCCTTTACCCACATCTGTCGTGACAATCATTTCAAGACCCATGATTTAGAAACTGATAGGGAGTTTGTAATTTTAGAATCCACTCCGGCCTATGAAGAACTCAAACAGGCCTCTCTAGACTTTACCAAGAACCGGAACCAAAAGGCACTTTTCAAATTGCCCATATATGATGATGAGCAAATGAAATCCGCCCATATTACCGCTTTGAACATCAATAGGTCGCTTTTGATCGACCCTCTTGCTAAGGATAATATGGCCGTAAAATTTACGGAACTTGACCAGTTCAAACTGCAACGGCTCTGTCGCGATGTAGCCGAACTCTACAAAAGAACATCGAAACACAAAGGGGTGTGTTTGGTATTCTCCGACTTGAACGTTTGGAAACCCGGCCAGAATAATTCCTATGATGCGGTACGCGGGATACTACAAGAAGACTACGGCATTCCTGTAGATGAAATTGCATTGGCTCAAGAGGAAAAAGCGAAGAACAGAACAGACCAAATGCAAGAAAAAATTCGAAGTGGTTCAATTCGTGTGGCCTTGGGAAGCACCCAAGTTTTAGGCACAGGGACCAACATTCAAAAGAGGGTGGTGGGCATCTTTCATATGGACATTCCCTATTCCCCAGATGCTTTTGACCAACGGGCCGGACGAGGTCTAAGAAAGGGCAATGAAGTGGCGCAAATTTATGGTAATACAGTAGTGGAACGGTTCTACGGCGTCAAGGATTCCACCGATATCTTTTCTTATTCCCTGAACACCCATAAAGAAAAGTTTCGGGAACAGATTCGAGAAGCCGACACGAACAAACGTGTTTATGACGATCTTGTTCCCGATGACAAAAGTCTCTCCTACGAACAAATGCAGGCCGCACTAATTGGGGATATGGATCAGTTTCAATTGGTAAAACTTTCCGACGATCTTAAGTTTTTACAGTCGCAGAAGCGATTGCACGAACTGAACAAAGCAAATTCCTTTAAGGCCATTGAACGAATCGAAAAGGAGAACAAGCATATCATCTCACAATTGGTCGAGCTGGAAAGCGCGCAAAAAGTAATAAAAACGTTCAACTTGCCCATGGATGAAAATGCATTCGAGGATTCGTCCCGATTAAAGGAAGGACTGAACAATCTAATTTCAGATTCCGTTCTTGTATCCAAAGAACTAATGACCAAGGAGCCCAATGAGTTTATCAAAAATCTAGGTCTTAAGATCGTAGAACACTCAAAGCTAAATTTGAACGTTCAAAAACACCAGCGGGTAGCCCATTTTCCATCGTTAAATGCGAATCTCGTTTTTCAGGCCGACTATGTACCTTCAAACGAGCATTATCTTTACTCTTTTAGATTGGAATTTAAAAACATACACGTTTCCGGTAGAAAACAGCAGCGTTTCGACCCGGAGAAATTGGCCTTGCAACTTGTCAAGTTATGTCAAAAAGTAGCCCGGGAAATCAAATCGAAAAAATTTGATTTGAACTATAACCTACGTACTTTGGAAACCCATCGAAAAAAAACAGCCGTTGGTTTTCCTGATGAAAAAATAGCAAAAATGCAGGTTTTGAAACATGAAATCAAAACACTTAAACGGAAACGGGCGGGGTAA
- a CDS encoding CPBP family intramembrane glutamic endopeptidase, whose product MKAEQKQISNDLTKSIKHKGFLFDLIIYTSVMFLIREIYFPSVGFIINGLFWSFTTFIIATWRMKVRNVSWKDLGLRKPESFKKTLFVTIGILIAIVLSIMAFEMIKDYLPFSLEQKNYSENSASKFGNLKGNWLLFFTIMPAVLLESMLEELLDRGFLINWFEKLFSQTTIATILAVILQALIFGFRHSYDLSDRSIRVSLIGLIMGIAYVKFGRNLWPLIIAHCVLNTMSMMDRV is encoded by the coding sequence ATGAAAGCTGAACAGAAACAAATTTCCAATGATTTAACCAAGTCGATTAAACACAAAGGTTTTTTATTTGACCTGATTATATACACCTCCGTAATGTTTCTAATAAGGGAAATTTATTTTCCGAGTGTAGGTTTTATAATCAACGGACTTTTTTGGTCATTTACAACTTTCATCATTGCTACTTGGCGGATGAAAGTCCGGAATGTTTCGTGGAAAGATTTAGGACTGCGCAAACCTGAAAGTTTCAAGAAAACTTTATTTGTCACTATTGGTATTTTAATAGCGATTGTTCTTTCCATAATGGCATTCGAGATGATTAAAGATTACCTACCCTTTTCATTGGAGCAAAAAAATTATTCTGAAAATTCAGCATCTAAATTTGGAAATCTTAAAGGAAATTGGTTACTATTTTTTACAATTATGCCAGCGGTTTTACTTGAATCTATGTTGGAAGAATTGTTAGACAGAGGTTTCTTAATAAACTGGTTTGAGAAATTATTTTCTCAAACCACAATAGCCACAATTCTTGCAGTAATACTACAAGCCTTAATTTTTGGGTTTAGGCATTCTTACGATTTGTCAGATAGGTCTATTAGAGTTAGTCTTATTGGTCTAATAATGGGAATTGCCTATGTGAAATTTGGAAGAAATTTATGGCCTTTAATTATTGCTCATTGTGTACTTAACACAATGTCAATGATGGATAGAGTTTAA
- a CDS encoding PRTRC system protein E, with protein sequence MSNFFSTLKQMGVEQYGISILFDDETVSVSVLPKSSANDKALQSLKPLTLRGNVMEVDEKFFQILQKPLEQTKTLFRNTAAFEKSLQETEQKTQQAKKKKESASKKAIELKQLLKEKGFNPMTDHKKATDIANEILRIDPNHKEAQKVVKEMKAYESPNLFEQWK encoded by the coding sequence ATGAGCAATTTTTTTTCGACCCTGAAACAGATGGGTGTCGAACAGTACGGAATCAGTATTCTGTTCGATGATGAGACGGTCAGCGTATCTGTACTTCCCAAATCAAGTGCAAATGACAAGGCACTACAATCCCTAAAACCACTTACTCTAAGGGGAAACGTTATGGAAGTGGACGAGAAATTCTTTCAAATACTCCAAAAACCCTTGGAACAGACCAAAACCCTGTTTAGAAATACTGCTGCCTTTGAGAAGTCGTTACAAGAAACCGAGCAAAAAACCCAACAGGCGAAAAAGAAAAAGGAATCCGCTTCCAAAAAGGCGATCGAGTTAAAGCAACTCCTAAAGGAAAAAGGCTTTAATCCCATGACCGATCACAAAAAGGCAACGGACATCGCCAATGAGATTTTGAGGATAGACCCGAACCATAAAGAGGCGCAGAAAGTCGTCAAGGAAATGAAAGCATACGAATCACCAAACCTCTTTGAGCAATGGAAGTAG
- a CDS encoding PRTRC system protein C, producing the protein MEVATIERKYIFQDGNNQTLVLDDIDNNLSHEQVMDFYSQLYAEMTNANIMDKGIVNGYHEIHFKTLAGTKG; encoded by the coding sequence ATGGAAGTAGCAACGATAGAACGCAAATACATATTTCAGGACGGGAACAACCAAACCTTGGTACTGGACGATATCGATAACAATTTGAGCCATGAACAGGTAATGGATTTCTATTCACAGTTATATGCAGAAATGACCAACGCAAATATCATGGACAAGGGTATTGTTAACGGTTACCATGAAATCCATTTCAAGACCTTGGCGGGAACAAAGGGATAG